Proteins encoded by one window of Flexibacter flexilis DSM 6793:
- a CDS encoding M1 family metallopeptidase codes for MRKLFTCGLLLCAAHTLWAQTNGDNSKLKQLGTELPTPNTYRAASGAPGHEYWQQKADYQIEATLNDEKQSLKGRETITYTNNSPDVLEYLWLQLDQNINAKGSDAQLTETNKIGDGQQSFGALRFLEQDKFEGGYKIFSVKDNTGKALPYTINKTMMRVDLPRPLRPKSSVSFSVEWSYNINDQPKLGGRSGYEFFPEDGNYVYEIAQFFPRMAVYDDVNGWQHKQFLGRGEFTLPFGDYKVSLTVPADHVVGATGELQNASQVLSAKQLQRLEQAKKATKPVLIVSQDEAVQAEKGKPKGTKTWSFSAKNVRDFAFCSSRKFIWDAMQIDVAGRKVMTMSYYPKEGNPLWGQYSTQVVAHTLKSYSKYSINYPYPVAISVHGPVYGMEYPMICFNGGRPEKDGTYSERLKHAMISVIIHEVGHNFYPMIINSDERQWSWLDEGLNSFVQYLTEQLWERNYKSSRGEPSKIAEYMKSDKSLQAPIMVNSESALQFGNNAYAKPAIGLNILRETVMGRELFDFAFKTYAERWAFKHPQPADFFRTMEDASGVDLDWFWRGWFYTTDHVDIALKSVKWSRINTQNPETENDLTRKEQAAQPKSYATMQNEKLLKSTLTDEKPELKDFYTTYDPLKVTPQDKQKYERYVASLSEDEKATVNSGLNFYTVEFENIGGMIMPLIVRMEFEDGTDSVARIPAEVWKLNDKNISKVFVTKKPVASFTLDPYLETADADLSNNSYPAKLTPTRFQLFKESRRPQPNPMQQEKQGTETKPQDGK; via the coding sequence ACTAAAGCAGTTAGGGACGGAGCTTCCAACTCCTAACACTTACCGCGCCGCTTCTGGTGCTCCTGGCCATGAGTATTGGCAACAAAAAGCCGACTACCAAATTGAGGCCACTTTGAACGACGAAAAACAAAGCCTCAAAGGTCGCGAAACCATCACTTATACCAACAACTCGCCCGACGTGTTGGAGTATTTGTGGTTGCAGCTCGACCAAAACATTAATGCCAAAGGCTCTGATGCACAGCTAACCGAAACCAATAAAATCGGTGACGGACAGCAAAGTTTTGGCGCGCTTCGCTTCTTGGAACAAGACAAATTTGAAGGTGGCTACAAGATTTTTTCGGTAAAAGACAATACAGGCAAGGCATTGCCGTACACCATCAACAAAACCATGATGCGTGTGGATTTACCACGCCCTTTGCGCCCGAAAAGTTCGGTTAGTTTTTCGGTGGAATGGTCTTACAACATCAACGACCAACCAAAATTGGGCGGACGTAGTGGTTATGAATTTTTCCCAGAAGACGGTAATTATGTCTATGAAATTGCCCAGTTTTTCCCGCGCATGGCCGTTTATGACGACGTGAACGGTTGGCAACACAAGCAGTTTTTGGGGCGTGGGGAATTTACGTTGCCATTCGGCGACTATAAAGTAAGTCTGACTGTTCCCGCAGACCACGTAGTCGGCGCGACTGGCGAGTTGCAAAACGCTTCGCAAGTGTTATCTGCCAAGCAATTACAACGTTTGGAGCAAGCCAAAAAAGCTACCAAACCCGTCCTAATCGTGTCGCAAGACGAGGCCGTACAAGCCGAAAAAGGCAAGCCAAAAGGTACAAAAACATGGTCGTTTTCGGCTAAAAACGTCCGCGATTTTGCTTTTTGTAGCTCACGCAAATTCATTTGGGATGCTATGCAAATTGATGTAGCAGGCCGCAAAGTAATGACCATGTCGTATTACCCGAAAGAAGGAAATCCGCTTTGGGGGCAATATTCGACGCAAGTGGTGGCGCATACGCTCAAATCTTATTCCAAATATTCTATCAATTACCCGTATCCTGTGGCCATCTCGGTACACGGCCCTGTGTATGGTATGGAATATCCGATGATTTGCTTTAACGGCGGTCGTCCAGAAAAAGACGGCACTTACTCGGAACGCCTCAAACACGCCATGATTTCGGTAATTATTCACGAAGTGGGGCATAATTTTTACCCCATGATTATCAACTCCGACGAACGCCAATGGTCTTGGCTCGACGAAGGTTTGAACTCGTTTGTGCAATACCTGACAGAGCAACTTTGGGAACGAAATTACAAATCTTCGCGCGGCGAACCTTCCAAAATTGCCGAGTACATGAAAAGCGATAAATCTTTGCAAGCTCCAATTATGGTCAATTCCGAATCGGCTTTGCAGTTCGGTAACAACGCTTACGCAAAACCAGCGATTGGGCTTAATATTTTGCGTGAAACCGTTATGGGGCGCGAACTTTTCGATTTTGCCTTCAAAACGTATGCAGAACGTTGGGCGTTCAAACACCCGCAACCTGCCGACTTTTTCCGCACGATGGAAGACGCTTCTGGCGTAGATTTGGATTGGTTCTGGCGCGGTTGGTTCTATACCACCGACCACGTGGACATTGCCCTGAAAAGTGTAAAATGGTCGCGCATCAACACCCAAAATCCTGAAACAGAAAACGACCTTACGCGCAAAGAGCAGGCAGCACAACCAAAGTCTTATGCTACGATGCAAAATGAAAAGCTGTTGAAATCTACGCTTACCGACGAGAAACCAGAGCTTAAAGATTTTTATACGACTTACGACCCGCTGAAAGTAACGCCGCAAGACAAACAAAAATACGAACGTTATGTGGCTTCGTTGTCGGAAGATGAAAAAGCAACCGTTAATTCAGGTTTGAATTTCTATACTGTCGAATTTGAAAACATTGGCGGAATGATTATGCCTTTGATTGTGCGCATGGAATTTGAAGACGGCACCGACTCGGTGGCACGTATTCCTGCCGAAGTATGGAAACTCAACGACAAAAACATTAGCAAAGTGTTTGTTACCAAAAAGCCTGTTGCGTCGTTCACGCTCGACCCGTATTTGGAAACAGCCGACGCGGATTTGAGCAACAACAGCTATCCAGCCAAACTTACACCTACTCGTTTTCAGTTGTTTAAGGAAAGCCGCCGCCCGCAGCCAAACCCAATGCAACAAGAAAAACAAGGTACAGAAACGAAGCCACAAGACGGCAAATAG